One part of the Acetoanaerobium sticklandii genome encodes these proteins:
- the recJ gene encoding single-stranded-DNA-specific exonuclease RecJ: MKNKWLLREKGQEEDLKSHLLNVRQINIEESKSFLNPTKADLISPYLLKDMEKVVNRINTAKYKSQLICIYGDYDVDGISSVSILLKTFNFLGINSIFYIPKRIEEGYGINTQAIDTIKKMGADLIITVDCGITSVDEIEYAKTIDLDVIVTDHHECKEILPDAIGIINPKQDECEYPYKHLCGAGIALKIAQALIEDNDSALFDELIEIACIATIADIVELSGENRVIVKNGLLSLKKTINIGLKALMEVSGINSSNINSSNIAFILAPRINSTGRMGTPELGVSLIIEDDFEEAVIMARKIEELNRERQTVELKIFEEAVALIEQKSKNNKILIASSKNWHSGVIGIVASKLTEKYNKPTFVIAIEDENIGKGSARSIDGFNLFENLLKLDECLIKFGGHNQAAGITIHEDRIAEFELMINEIAEEILNKNHFQRIIEIDSKLKLKDINSNTLKILNELEPFGIGNRKPLFCLTNYKLSNYKYIGKMKKHFKSEINDDIEIIGFNKHELINNIDLNFPVDFVFELEINSFNNKDKIQLLLRDLRSSYNYSEALKIMHDYILKFKALTLAKNQLTKTDKDKKINFDEMLCLYGKKLLIVNTCESYFSLIERLHFYNIKPTVDFENSINDYTIILSPIIDNLDLSRYNNIVIYQSDSFLSSINIESQNIKVLSITDKIIHTKDIVPSRETFISLYKVIMNKLNIKFYIFETCEYFRISELSFFVILEVFKELRIIDFELNCSDGSVSVKTINKLIGKKNLDETKTIKSLDFINLYDK, encoded by the coding sequence ATGAAGAATAAATGGCTGCTTAGAGAAAAAGGCCAAGAAGAAGATTTAAAATCTCATTTATTAAATGTAAGGCAAATAAATATTGAAGAGTCAAAATCATTTTTGAATCCAACAAAAGCGGATTTGATTTCTCCATATCTTTTAAAAGATATGGAGAAGGTTGTAAATAGGATAAATACAGCAAAATACAAAAGTCAACTAATATGTATTTATGGAGATTATGATGTGGATGGAATATCCTCTGTTTCCATTTTACTTAAAACTTTTAATTTCTTAGGTATTAATTCAATATTTTATATACCAAAGCGCATAGAAGAGGGATATGGAATTAACACTCAGGCGATAGATACAATTAAAAAAATGGGAGCAGATTTGATTATTACAGTGGATTGTGGTATTACCTCAGTCGATGAAATTGAGTATGCTAAAACTATTGATTTGGATGTTATAGTTACAGACCATCATGAATGTAAAGAAATACTACCTGATGCAATTGGAATAATTAATCCAAAGCAGGACGAATGTGAATATCCGTACAAACATTTATGTGGTGCGGGGATAGCTTTAAAAATTGCTCAAGCGTTAATTGAGGATAATGATAGCGCATTATTTGATGAACTAATAGAAATTGCTTGTATTGCGACTATTGCTGATATAGTTGAACTAAGCGGAGAAAATAGAGTTATAGTTAAAAACGGACTGTTATCTTTAAAAAAGACTATAAATATTGGATTAAAAGCATTGATGGAAGTTTCAGGAATAAATTCAAGCAATATTAATTCATCAAATATTGCTTTTATATTAGCTCCTAGAATAAATTCTACAGGTAGAATGGGCACTCCTGAATTAGGGGTAAGCTTGATTATAGAAGATGATTTTGAAGAAGCTGTTATTATGGCAAGAAAAATCGAAGAGCTAAATCGCGAAAGACAAACTGTTGAGCTAAAAATTTTTGAAGAAGCTGTAGCTCTTATAGAGCAGAAATCAAAAAATAATAAAATATTAATAGCCTCGTCAAAGAATTGGCATAGTGGAGTAATAGGAATAGTAGCTTCAAAGCTTACGGAAAAATATAATAAACCCACTTTTGTAATAGCTATCGAAGACGAGAATATTGGCAAAGGATCAGCAAGAAGCATTGATGGATTTAATTTATTTGAAAATCTATTAAAATTGGATGAATGCTTAATTAAGTTTGGGGGGCATAATCAAGCAGCTGGAATAACAATCCATGAAGATAGAATTGCCGAGTTCGAATTAATGATAAATGAAATTGCTGAAGAAATTTTAAACAAAAATCATTTCCAAAGAATAATTGAAATTGATTCAAAACTTAAATTGAAAGATATTAATTCTAATACCTTAAAAATATTAAACGAATTAGAACCGTTTGGTATTGGAAATAGAAAGCCTTTATTTTGTCTAACTAATTATAAATTATCAAATTATAAATATATTGGTAAAATGAAAAAGCACTTTAAAAGTGAAATTAATGATGATATAGAAATAATTGGATTTAACAAACATGAGCTTATTAATAATATAGATTTGAATTTTCCAGTAGATTTTGTATTTGAGTTAGAAATTAATTCTTTTAATAATAAAGATAAAATCCAATTATTATTAAGAGATTTAAGAAGCTCTTATAACTATAGTGAGGCACTTAAAATCATGCATGATTATATATTGAAATTCAAGGCTTTGACTCTAGCTAAGAATCAACTAACAAAAACAGATAAAGATAAAAAAATAAATTTTGATGAGATGTTATGTTTGTATGGCAAAAAATTACTGATAGTAAACACCTGTGAGAGTTATTTTAGCTTAATAGAAAGATTACATTTTTATAATATAAAGCCTACTGTAGATTTCGAAAATTCCATAAATGACTATACAATAATACTATCACCAATTATTGATAATTTAGACCTTTCAAGATATAATAATATTGTTATATATCAATCAGATAGTTTCTTATCTTCGATTAATATTGAAAGTCAAAATATTAAGGTTTTAAGTATTACAGATAAAATTATTCATACTAAGGATATAGTACCAAGCAGAGAAACTTTTATAAGCCTATATAAAGTGATAATGAATAAACTTAACATAAAGTTTTATATATTTGAAACCTGCGAATACTTTAGAATTTCTGAGTTAAGTTTTTTCGTAATCCTAGAAGTTTTTAAAGAATTAAGAATTATAGATTTTGAATTAAATTGCTCAGATGGATCTGTTAGTGTAAAAACTATAAATAAGTTGATTGGTAAAAAAAATTTAGATGAAACAAAAACTATTAAATCATTGGATTTTATTAATCTTTATGATAAATAA
- the secF gene encoding protein translocase subunit SecF: MNIIKNKKIWFSLSLIVIIVGMLLGMIRGYNLGIDFTGGTLIEIQMKDYVESTEIREITDEIDKNATINHIGETKDIIQIRTTENLNNEARMELFKLFKEKYSLEENQPLRSEQFGPAIGKEIQNKAMLSVIIATIGMLIYITFRFQLSYGLSAILALVHDVLFVLSVYAIFRIPLNSPFVAAMLTVVGYSINDTIVVFDRIRENMKHAKKNAYEEVAELSIRQTVSRSINTSLTTLLAIVALYVFGVESIREFTLPLLTGIMIGTYSSIFIASPIWVLIKSKKGNI, from the coding sequence ATGAATATCATAAAAAATAAGAAAATTTGGTTTAGCTTATCCCTAATTGTAATTATAGTTGGTATGTTACTTGGAATGATTAGAGGATATAATCTAGGTATAGATTTTACTGGAGGAACACTGATTGAAATTCAGATGAAAGACTATGTTGAATCTACTGAAATAAGAGAAATCACAGATGAAATTGATAAGAATGCTACCATTAATCATATTGGAGAGACAAAAGATATAATTCAAATAAGAACTACCGAAAATTTAAACAATGAAGCCAGAATGGAGCTATTTAAATTATTTAAAGAGAAATATAGTTTGGAAGAGAATCAACCACTTAGGTCTGAGCAATTTGGTCCAGCAATTGGTAAAGAAATTCAAAACAAAGCTATGCTATCAGTTATTATAGCAACTATTGGTATGCTAATATACATAACTTTTAGATTTCAGTTATCATATGGATTATCAGCTATACTAGCACTTGTTCATGATGTTTTATTTGTACTTTCTGTTTATGCTATTTTTAGAATTCCACTTAACAGTCCTTTTGTTGCAGCAATGCTTACTGTTGTGGGTTATTCTATTAATGATACTATAGTAGTATTTGATAGAATTAGAGAAAATATGAAGCATGCAAAGAAAAATGCTTATGAGGAAGTTGCAGAACTATCAATAAGACAAACTGTATCAAGATCAATTAATACTTCCTTAACTACTTTGCTTGCTATTGTTGCATTGTATGTTTTTGGAGTAGAGTCAATAAGAGAATTTACTCTTCCTTTGCTAACAGGTATAATGATTGGTACTTATTCATCAATTTTTATAGCAAGTCCAATATGGGTTTTAATTAAGAGTAAAAAGGGCAATATATAA
- a CDS encoding ABC1 kinase family protein, with translation MKFKYYNPKYNNLKRTSEILQILGKYGFTFFAEKINLEEVFGKIKIPANSNIMNMSTGERIRCAFEELGVTFIKLGQILSTRSDLLDSCILTELKKLQDDVNPNSYEDLNSVFFSQFNKNIEDKVKYINKKPLASASIGQVYFAILETGDKVIIKIQRPNIENTIRMDLDILRSIARLLDDHLNYSGISFIQIYEEFSNQILRELDYNFEARNCDKFREIHKNDYKIYIPEINWELTSQKVLTMEWIDGIKINEIENNDKYYNKIEISQVWIKAIMKQVFIHGFFHADPHPGNILILKNNKIALIDFGMVGFIDKNTIEFISEIFIALTINDTQSIVDALFEMDAISMDADVQKIYHDLNIFIHYYYSLSLSKINITELLTEFLRFCRENNLKLPSQVSLLSKTLITLEGGVREINPSISISEILTEFAKDFYKDKLSLKNIALESKYSIKGFLSDFKSLPRQLRILLKSIEKNNIKIAIDDSSFVKIDKTLNHVTNIISISLIIAGLIVGSSLVITTKVEPTLWGYPVLGIIGYLASAIMGLVLIISIVIVQRKR, from the coding sequence ATGAAATTTAAGTATTATAATCCTAAATATAATAACTTAAAAAGAACTTCAGAAATACTTCAGATACTTGGGAAGTATGGTTTTACTTTTTTTGCTGAAAAGATAAACCTTGAAGAAGTTTTTGGAAAAATTAAAATACCTGCTAATAGTAATATAATGAATATGTCGACTGGAGAAAGAATTAGATGTGCTTTTGAGGAATTAGGGGTTACTTTTATAAAATTAGGACAAATTTTATCGACAAGAAGTGATTTACTGGATTCATGTATTCTAACAGAATTAAAAAAACTTCAAGATGATGTAAATCCAAATTCTTACGAGGACTTAAATTCTGTATTTTTTAGTCAATTTAATAAAAATATAGAAGATAAAGTTAAGTATATTAATAAAAAACCATTAGCATCAGCATCAATTGGACAAGTTTATTTTGCTATATTAGAAACTGGAGATAAAGTAATAATTAAAATTCAAAGACCTAATATAGAAAATACTATCAGAATGGATTTAGATATTCTTAGAAGCATTGCTAGATTACTTGATGATCATTTAAATTATTCTGGAATAAGCTTTATTCAAATTTATGAGGAATTCTCGAACCAGATATTAAGAGAGCTAGATTATAATTTCGAAGCAAGAAACTGTGATAAATTTAGAGAAATTCATAAAAATGATTATAAAATTTATATTCCAGAAATAAATTGGGAATTAACTTCTCAAAAAGTATTAACTATGGAATGGATTGATGGAATAAAAATTAATGAAATTGAAAATAATGATAAATATTACAATAAAATTGAAATAAGCCAAGTTTGGATTAAAGCAATTATGAAACAAGTTTTTATACATGGATTTTTTCATGCTGACCCTCACCCTGGAAATATATTGATATTAAAAAATAATAAAATTGCTTTAATTGACTTTGGAATGGTTGGATTTATTGATAAAAACACTATAGAATTTATATCTGAAATCTTTATAGCTTTAACTATAAATGATACTCAAAGTATAGTAGATGCTTTGTTTGAAATGGATGCAATATCTATGGATGCTGATGTTCAAAAAATATACCATGATTTAAATATTTTTATTCATTACTATTATTCATTATCTTTAAGCAAAATAAACATTACAGAGCTGTTAACCGAGTTCTTAAGGTTCTGTAGAGAAAACAATCTTAAGTTACCTAGCCAAGTTTCACTACTTTCTAAAACATTAATAACATTAGAAGGTGGAGTAAGAGAAATAAATCCATCGATAAGCATATCTGAAATTTTAACAGAGTTTGCAAAGGATTTTTATAAAGATAAGTTAAGTTTGAAAAATATAGCTTTAGAATCAAAATATTCAATAAAGGGATTTTTATCTGATTTTAAAAGCTTGCCTAGACAGTTAAGAATTTTACTTAAATCAATTGAAAAAAATAATATAAAGATTGCTATTGATGATAGCTCTTTTGTGAAAATAGACAAGACTCTTAATCATGTAACAAACATAATATCTATTAGCTTAATAATAGCAGGTTTAATAGTAGGATCTTCACTGGTAATTACTACCAAAGTAGAACCTACTCTTTGGGGATATCCAGTTCTAGGGATAATTGGATACTTAGCCTCTGCTATCATGGGACTAGTTCTGATTATATCAATAGTAATAGTACAACGTAAGAGGTGA
- a CDS encoding RelA/SpoT family protein has protein sequence MLENLLLMIEQYNPDADLDIVIKAYNYAYNAHEGQYRKSGEKYIIHPLEVAKILAELELDVFTIAAGLMHDVVEDTEVSFSDIERLFGTEVAELVDGVTKLGKIEYKSKEETQAENLRKMFMAMGKDIRVILIKLADRLHNMRTLKYMSEEKAKEKATETIEIYAPIAHRLGISRVKWEMEDIALRYLDPEGYYDLIEKVSKKRREREAYIQGVIDLLKNKLEEANIEGDIKGRAKHFYSIYRKMKYQSKSFEEIYDLMAVRILVDSLKDCYGVVGIVHTIWKPMPGRFKDYIAMPKPNMYQSLHTTVLGPDGEPLEIQIRTKEMHRTAEFGIAAHWKYKEGKIDPNESDMDKKLSWLRQMMEWQKDVSDPTEFMESLKIDLFVNQVFVFTPKGDVIELPAESTPLDFAYKVHSGVGNRCIGAKVDGRIVPLDYKLKNGNIVEVMTSSNSNGPSRDWLNIVKSSHAKNKIRQWFKKERREENIEKGKEILERETKRQGFPIGDFLKHKYLVQVAKLVTQGSEDDLYAALGYGGITLSQVMPRLKEKYEADNHKLKEEKIQERIQEKTIQKSAQKKKTGNQGVHVKGIDNILIRFAKCCNPLPGDDIVGYITKGRGVSIHRSDCPNTLNDDDASRGRLIDVEWDIDKNKNKNFEAEIQIKAIDRRGLFTDVSRILADEKITVNGINARTSKDGTAIMNVVLEVLSKEQLKSIMNQIRRVEGVIDIFRLFN, from the coding sequence ATGCTTGAAAATTTATTATTGATGATAGAACAATATAATCCTGATGCAGATTTAGATATAGTTATTAAAGCTTACAACTATGCTTATAATGCTCATGAGGGTCAATATAGAAAATCTGGTGAGAAATATATTATACATCCGTTAGAGGTTGCTAAAATTTTAGCTGAACTCGAACTGGATGTTTTTACGATTGCCGCAGGATTAATGCATGATGTAGTAGAAGATACGGAGGTTTCGTTTTCCGACATAGAAAGACTATTTGGAACTGAAGTTGCAGAGCTTGTTGATGGAGTAACAAAATTAGGGAAAATTGAATATAAATCAAAAGAAGAAACTCAAGCAGAAAATCTCCGAAAAATGTTCATGGCTATGGGAAAGGACATAAGAGTTATTTTGATTAAGCTTGCTGATAGACTTCATAATATGAGAACTCTAAAGTATATGTCTGAGGAAAAAGCAAAGGAAAAAGCAACCGAGACAATTGAAATATATGCTCCAATTGCACATAGATTAGGAATATCCAGAGTAAAATGGGAAATGGAAGACATAGCTCTTAGATATTTAGATCCAGAGGGTTATTATGATTTAATTGAAAAAGTATCTAAAAAAAGAAGAGAAAGAGAAGCATATATTCAAGGGGTAATTGATTTACTTAAAAATAAATTAGAAGAAGCTAATATTGAAGGCGATATAAAAGGAAGAGCTAAACATTTTTATAGTATATACAGAAAAATGAAGTATCAAAGCAAATCTTTTGAAGAAATATATGATTTAATGGCTGTAAGAATTTTGGTAGACTCACTTAAGGATTGTTACGGGGTAGTAGGTATAGTTCATACGATATGGAAACCTATGCCTGGAAGGTTTAAAGACTATATTGCAATGCCTAAACCGAATATGTATCAATCACTTCATACTACGGTGCTAGGGCCAGATGGTGAGCCTTTAGAGATACAAATTAGAACTAAGGAAATGCACAGGACTGCAGAATTTGGTATTGCAGCACATTGGAAGTATAAAGAAGGAAAAATTGATCCTAATGAATCAGATATGGATAAAAAACTTTCTTGGCTTAGACAGATGATGGAATGGCAAAAAGATGTATCTGATCCAACTGAATTTATGGAATCATTAAAGATAGATTTATTTGTAAATCAAGTTTTTGTATTTACTCCAAAAGGTGATGTTATAGAATTGCCTGCTGAATCTACCCCGCTTGATTTTGCATACAAAGTCCATTCTGGAGTTGGAAATAGATGTATAGGAGCTAAAGTAGATGGAAGAATAGTTCCTCTTGATTACAAATTAAAAAATGGAAATATAGTTGAAGTTATGACCTCATCAAATTCCAATGGACCTAGCAGAGATTGGTTAAATATAGTAAAAAGCTCTCATGCTAAAAACAAGATTAGGCAATGGTTTAAAAAAGAAAGAAGAGAAGAAAATATTGAAAAAGGCAAAGAAATACTAGAAAGAGAAACTAAAAGACAAGGGTTTCCTATTGGAGATTTTCTAAAACACAAGTATTTAGTTCAAGTCGCAAAACTTGTAACACAAGGAAGCGAAGATGATTTATATGCTGCGCTAGGATACGGTGGAATCACACTTAGTCAAGTAATGCCGAGGCTTAAAGAAAAATATGAAGCAGACAACCATAAATTAAAAGAAGAGAAAATTCAAGAAAGAATCCAAGAAAAGACAATTCAAAAATCAGCGCAAAAGAAAAAAACTGGTAATCAAGGAGTTCATGTAAAGGGAATTGACAATATTTTGATTAGGTTTGCAAAATGCTGTAATCCTCTTCCAGGTGATGATATTGTAGGATATATTACAAAAGGTAGAGGAGTTTCTATTCATAGATCTGATTGTCCGAATACTTTAAATGACGATGATGCTTCAAGAGGGAGACTAATAGATGTTGAGTGGGATATTGATAAAAACAAAAATAAAAATTTCGAAGCTGAGATTCAAATTAAAGCAATTGATAGAAGAGGCTTATTTACAGATGTAAGTAGAATACTAGCTGATGAAAAAATAACAGTAAATGGAATTAATGCCAGAACTAGCAAGGATGGAACTGCGATTATGAATGTAGTTCTAGAAGTTTTAAGTAAAGAGCAGTTAAAGAGTATAATGAATCAAATTAGACGGGTAGAAGGAGTTATCGACATATTTAGACTATTTAACTAG
- a CDS encoding adenine phosphoribosyltransferase, with translation MDIKSRIREIENFPKEGINFKDITTLLKDSDYFKYSVDKMVADLKDKNIDYVVGPEARGFLMGAAVAYALGVGFIPVRKPGKLPAATANIEYELEYGVDSLEIHVDAIEEGHKIAIVDDLLATGGTVQAVAKLIERLGGKVEAMEFLIELEFLNGRDKLSEYHINSLVKY, from the coding sequence GTGGATATAAAATCGAGAATTAGAGAAATCGAAAATTTTCCAAAAGAAGGAATTAATTTTAAAGATATAACAACTTTACTTAAAGACAGTGATTATTTTAAATACTCTGTGGATAAAATGGTAGCTGATCTAAAAGATAAAAATATAGATTATGTTGTTGGTCCAGAAGCAAGAGGATTCTTGATGGGAGCAGCTGTGGCTTATGCTCTGGGAGTTGGATTTATTCCAGTAAGAAAACCGGGTAAATTACCAGCAGCAACTGCTAATATAGAATATGAGTTAGAATATGGAGTTGATTCTTTAGAAATACATGTAGATGCAATTGAAGAAGGACATAAAATAGCTATTGTAGATGACCTACTAGCAACAGGTGGTACAGTTCAAGCTGTTGCAAAACTTATAGAACGTCTTGGCGGAAAAGTTGAAGCAATGGAATTTTTAATAGAACTAGAATTTTTAAATGGTAGAGACAAGCTTTCTGAATATCATATTAACTCTTTAGTAAAATATTAG